One Streptomyces sp. B21-105 genomic region harbors:
- a CDS encoding DUF2304 domain-containing protein — MSLWMLTSVTGIFLVLCIGELLRRRKLKEKYAFLWVVTGLVIIPLGFFPSGLDSVARAVGVASGVSLILFLSVAFLFIVCLQLSWEVGHLEEEGRTLSEEVALLRIDVQELRSRPASQQTPTASAERGNLK; from the coding sequence ATGAGTTTGTGGATGCTGACCTCGGTCACCGGAATCTTTCTCGTCCTGTGCATCGGCGAGTTGCTGCGTCGCCGCAAACTCAAGGAGAAGTACGCCTTCCTGTGGGTGGTCACCGGCCTGGTGATCATCCCGCTCGGCTTCTTCCCCTCCGGTCTGGACTCGGTGGCCCGCGCGGTCGGGGTCGCCTCGGGCGTCAGCCTCATCCTGTTCCTGAGTGTGGCCTTCCTTTTCATCGTGTGTCTCCAGCTCAGCTGGGAGGTCGGCCACCTGGAGGAGGAGGGCCGGACACTGTCCGAGGAAGTGGCCCTGCTCCGTATCGACGTCCAGGAGCTGCGGTCCCGGCCCGCCTCGCAGCAGACCCCGACCGCATCAGCCGAACGGGGGAACCTGAAGTGA
- a CDS encoding DUF6020 family protein: MRERLERIPKERRLPLAVYAVTQAIFLLWWAAFYPGGMSYDSISYVWHVTTGHWMSNHSVAYDGLVWLSLQTTGDLAILTLAQSIAMAAALAYVTVTLRQFGVPGKWSAWAAIVCAALPSLGTFTIFVWKDVPFAIGAVLAFGAAGRLVARRMRDEQSVRDKAFRNEIALLFLGFLCMGLFRNNGLLVAVIAAPVLLLVLPRMRKALLVATVIPVLISGLLNLVVYPALGVITPTKDQVYAMNYADIAVVYGKAPKTFTKADTELMAKVAPLSHWSGRAANCYNADWAMQKPMDRKKAAQLNTQLIDLWTRVLKRTPDQMIGARLCRSQIAWSPFPGPADLAGNTLISVPSVPKNLFGWTNWNPEMRDSPYRPELKIRPLNDHLHDVAYFTWKASKTPQLQWLLFRGATWCFAAYAAVWVFSRRQRSWAPVGLMAVTLSLQLTVVVANPAPLARYMFAPMFLGILTLPLIGANPRFGRRSGAEPQASGPSRKSEDPSSTGLDAQPAPVS; the protein is encoded by the coding sequence TTGAGAGAGCGTCTGGAACGCATCCCGAAGGAGCGTCGGCTACCCCTGGCCGTCTACGCCGTCACGCAGGCGATCTTCCTGCTCTGGTGGGCGGCGTTCTATCCGGGTGGGATGAGCTACGACTCCATCTCGTACGTGTGGCACGTCACCACCGGTCACTGGATGTCCAACCACTCGGTGGCCTATGACGGGTTGGTCTGGCTCTCGCTGCAGACCACCGGTGATCTGGCGATCCTCACGTTGGCTCAGTCCATCGCCATGGCGGCCGCGCTGGCCTATGTGACGGTGACACTGCGGCAGTTCGGGGTGCCGGGCAAGTGGAGCGCGTGGGCCGCGATAGTCTGCGCGGCTCTGCCGTCGCTGGGCACGTTCACGATCTTCGTCTGGAAGGACGTGCCGTTCGCCATCGGCGCGGTTCTGGCATTCGGAGCGGCCGGGCGGCTCGTCGCGCGCCGCATGCGCGACGAGCAGTCCGTGCGGGACAAGGCATTCCGTAACGAGATCGCACTCCTGTTCCTCGGCTTCCTGTGCATGGGCCTGTTTCGCAACAACGGCCTGCTCGTCGCGGTCATCGCCGCGCCGGTGCTGCTGCTGGTACTGCCGCGGATGCGCAAGGCACTGCTGGTCGCGACGGTGATCCCGGTGCTGATCTCGGGCCTGCTGAACCTCGTCGTCTATCCCGCGCTGGGGGTGATCACGCCGACGAAGGACCAGGTGTACGCGATGAACTATGCGGACATCGCGGTCGTCTACGGCAAGGCCCCGAAGACCTTCACCAAGGCCGACACGGAGCTCATGGCGAAGGTGGCGCCGCTGTCGCACTGGAGCGGCAGGGCGGCCAACTGCTACAACGCCGACTGGGCGATGCAGAAGCCGATGGACCGTAAGAAGGCCGCGCAGCTCAACACCCAGCTGATAGACCTGTGGACGCGTGTCCTGAAGCGGACGCCTGACCAGATGATCGGGGCGCGGCTGTGCCGCTCGCAGATCGCCTGGTCGCCGTTCCCGGGTCCGGCCGACCTGGCGGGCAACACGCTGATCAGCGTCCCGTCGGTGCCGAAAAACCTGTTCGGCTGGACGAACTGGAACCCCGAGATGCGGGACAGCCCGTACCGCCCGGAGCTGAAGATCCGTCCGCTCAACGACCACCTGCACGACGTGGCGTACTTCACGTGGAAGGCCAGTAAGACGCCGCAGCTGCAGTGGCTGCTGTTCCGAGGCGCCACCTGGTGCTTTGCAGCGTATGCCGCTGTCTGGGTGTTCTCGCGCCGGCAGCGGTCCTGGGCGCCTGTGGGCCTGATGGCGGTCACGCTGTCGCTCCAGCTGACGGTGGTGGTGGCGAACCCGGCCCCGCTGGCGCGGTACATGTTCGCACCGATGTTCCTGGGCATCCTGACGTTGCCGCTGATCGGCGCGAACCCGCGGTTCGGCAGGCGAAGCGGGGCCGAGCCCCAGGCCTCCGGCCCGTCCCGCAAGTCGGAGGACCCCTCCTCCACCGGCCTCGACGCGCAACCCGCACCGGTGTCCTGA
- a CDS encoding bifunctional glycosyltransferase/CDP-glycerol:glycerophosphate glycerophosphotransferase: MTPTQAAEATPDPRFSIIVPAYGVEAYLRDCLDSVLSQSFGDFEVIAVNDASPDACGEIMEEYAAADPRVVTVQLEQNVGLGRARNAGMARARGAYLLFLDSDDTLLPGSLQAIARRLNETDDPDLLVFDYSRTHWDGRVTPNAKRSVLAKSPSGTFRLDDNPELLGLLQVAWNKAYRRDFVERWGFVYPQGYYEDTPWTYPVLVAAETITVLDRVCVHYRQRRQGSILHSTNRKHFDVFDQYELVFAFIADHPGFARWQSALFERMTTHLRVIDKSPGRLPDDARAEFRARWAQAERAHRPAGYREPTGGSRTSLAARAARRLPRPLRSAARKARRLPGKLKPPVRTAVLAGYYRAQRMLPVKKDVAVFAAYWNTDYACNPAAVHQKLLELAPEIKTVWVLKAGSRSTPPPGTAVVHPGSFGFWRAMARGKYFVNNVNFPTRVLKRPGQVYVQTHHGTPLKRMGVDLVDYPIAQGDLEMQTLMQRVDRWDYSVSSNSFTTAVWERAYPAEYTSLDYGYPRNDVLVNATDEDRARAREKLGLAPGAKVVLYAPTHRDYHVRPRPLLDLEHFAERLGEDFTVLARAHYFNLVTGAGAADGSRIVDVSGHTSIEELYLAADCLLTDYSSLMFDYALLDRPIVIFANDWEIYRATRGTYFDIHVESPGHVVETEEDLLGVFLSGRWSDDSAAKARAEFRRRFCEYDDGRAAERLVRRVFLDQEQVPPVAVSPERPSSPARG; this comes from the coding sequence ATGACTCCCACGCAAGCCGCAGAGGCGACTCCCGACCCTCGGTTCAGCATCATCGTGCCGGCCTACGGCGTCGAGGCGTATCTGCGTGACTGCCTCGACTCCGTGCTGAGCCAGTCGTTCGGGGATTTCGAAGTCATCGCGGTCAACGACGCCTCGCCCGACGCCTGCGGCGAGATCATGGAGGAGTACGCGGCGGCGGACCCGCGTGTAGTGACCGTGCAGCTGGAACAGAACGTGGGGCTCGGCCGGGCGAGGAACGCGGGCATGGCCCGTGCCCGGGGCGCCTACCTGCTCTTCCTCGACAGCGACGACACGCTGCTGCCGGGCTCCCTGCAGGCGATCGCCCGCCGCCTGAACGAGACCGACGACCCGGATCTGCTGGTCTTCGACTATTCGCGCACCCACTGGGACGGGCGGGTCACCCCCAACGCCAAGCGCTCGGTACTCGCCAAGAGCCCCAGCGGAACCTTCCGCCTGGACGACAACCCCGAACTGCTCGGGCTGCTCCAGGTCGCATGGAACAAGGCGTACCGCCGCGACTTCGTGGAGCGCTGGGGCTTCGTCTACCCGCAGGGTTACTACGAGGACACCCCGTGGACCTACCCGGTCCTGGTGGCCGCCGAGACCATCACGGTCCTGGACCGGGTCTGCGTCCACTACCGCCAGCGGCGCCAGGGCAGCATCCTGCACTCCACGAACCGCAAGCACTTCGACGTCTTCGACCAGTACGAGCTGGTCTTCGCGTTCATCGCCGACCACCCCGGGTTCGCACGCTGGCAGAGCGCGCTGTTCGAGCGAATGACCACTCACCTGCGAGTGATCGACAAGTCCCCCGGCCGACTGCCCGACGACGCGCGGGCCGAATTCCGTGCCCGATGGGCGCAGGCCGAGCGGGCCCACCGCCCTGCCGGCTACCGCGAGCCGACGGGCGGCAGCCGGACGTCGCTCGCCGCCCGGGCCGCCCGCCGGCTGCCGCGGCCGCTGCGCTCCGCCGCCCGCAAGGCCCGCCGGCTCCCGGGCAAACTGAAGCCGCCGGTGCGCACCGCGGTCCTGGCGGGCTACTACCGGGCGCAGCGGATGCTGCCGGTGAAGAAGGACGTCGCCGTCTTCGCCGCGTACTGGAACACCGACTACGCCTGCAACCCGGCGGCTGTGCATCAGAAGCTGCTCGAACTCGCCCCGGAGATCAAGACGGTCTGGGTCCTCAAGGCGGGCTCACGCAGCACCCCGCCGCCCGGCACCGCCGTCGTCCACCCGGGCTCCTTCGGCTTCTGGCGTGCGATGGCCCGCGGCAAGTACTTCGTCAACAACGTGAACTTCCCCACCCGTGTGCTGAAGCGGCCGGGCCAGGTTTACGTGCAGACCCACCACGGCACGCCGCTCAAGCGGATGGGCGTCGACCTGGTCGACTACCCGATCGCCCAGGGCGACCTGGAGATGCAGACGCTGATGCAGCGGGTCGACCGCTGGGACTACAGCGTCTCCTCGAACAGCTTCACCACGGCCGTCTGGGAACGCGCCTACCCGGCCGAGTACACCTCCTTGGACTACGGCTACCCCCGCAACGACGTCCTGGTGAACGCCACCGACGAGGACCGGGCGCGCGCCCGCGAGAAGCTCGGCCTCGCCCCCGGCGCCAAGGTCGTGCTGTACGCGCCGACCCACCGTGACTACCACGTGCGCCCACGGCCGCTGCTCGACCTGGAGCACTTCGCGGAGCGGCTCGGCGAGGACTTCACCGTGCTGGCACGGGCCCACTACTTCAACCTGGTCACGGGGGCCGGCGCCGCCGACGGCTCCCGCATCGTCGACGTGAGCGGACACACCTCGATCGAGGAGCTGTACCTCGCGGCCGACTGCCTGCTGACCGACTACTCGTCGCTGATGTTCGACTACGCGCTGCTGGACCGGCCCATCGTGATCTTCGCCAACGACTGGGAGATCTACCGGGCCACCCGCGGCACGTACTTCGACATCCACGTCGAATCACCGGGCCACGTGGTGGAAACCGAGGAGGACCTCCTCGGCGTCTTCCTTTCGGGACGCTGGTCCGACGACAGCGCGGCGAAGGCACGGGCGGAGTTCCGCAGGCGGTTCTGTGAGTACGACGACGGCCGGGCCGCCGAACGGCTGGTCCGCAGGGTATTCCTCGACCAGGAGCAGGTTCCACCGGTGGCCGTCTCCCCGGAGCGTCCGAGCAGTCCCGCACGCGGCTAG
- a CDS encoding glycosyltransferase family 2 protein, with the protein MSQVQTLDIMLPHYGDTVLMQEAVRSVLDQTDKDWRLTVVDDGAEEGVPEWFASLGDSRVHYQRNEQNLGITGNFRKCVELVESTHFTMLGSDDLLMPTYVETLRAAVEAEPDAAIYQPGVEVIDEHGNPSTSLGDEVKRRLYAPKNEGRRLVLSGESLAANLLGGNWLYFPSICWRADAVKAVGFREDLSVIQDLALIIELIRRGEKLVVDPAPAFHYRRHSNSLSSAEALTGARFGEAVRFFNEVADELDQHGWSKAARSARRHLSMRLHALTLLPGALRHRRSDAVRRLLGYALTRSE; encoded by the coding sequence GTGAGCCAGGTGCAGACCCTCGACATCATGCTGCCGCACTACGGCGACACCGTCCTGATGCAGGAAGCAGTGCGCAGCGTGCTGGACCAGACCGACAAGGACTGGCGGCTCACCGTCGTCGACGACGGCGCTGAGGAGGGCGTACCGGAGTGGTTCGCCTCCCTCGGCGACAGCCGGGTCCACTACCAGCGCAACGAACAGAACCTGGGCATCACCGGCAACTTCCGCAAGTGCGTGGAGCTGGTCGAGTCGACGCACTTCACCATGCTCGGCAGCGACGACCTGCTGATGCCGACGTATGTCGAGACGCTTCGCGCGGCCGTCGAGGCCGAGCCGGACGCGGCGATCTACCAACCGGGCGTCGAGGTCATCGACGAGCACGGCAACCCGTCCACCTCACTCGGCGACGAGGTCAAGCGGCGGCTCTACGCACCGAAGAACGAAGGCCGCCGGCTGGTGCTCTCGGGCGAGTCCCTCGCCGCGAACCTGCTCGGCGGCAACTGGCTGTACTTCCCGTCGATCTGCTGGCGCGCCGACGCCGTCAAGGCGGTCGGATTCCGCGAGGACCTCTCCGTCATCCAGGACCTCGCCCTGATCATCGAGCTGATCCGGCGCGGTGAGAAGCTGGTCGTCGACCCCGCGCCGGCCTTCCACTACCGGCGCCACTCGAACAGCCTCTCCTCGGCCGAGGCCCTGACGGGCGCCCGCTTCGGCGAGGCCGTACGGTTCTTCAACGAGGTGGCCGACGAACTCGACCAGCACGGCTGGTCCAAGGCCGCCCGGTCCGCCCGGCGGCACCTGTCCATGCGGCTGCACGCGCTGACCCTTCTTCCCGGCGCACTGCGCCACCGCCGCTCGGACGCCGTACGCCGCCTGCTCGGGTACGCCCTGACCAGATCCGAGTGA
- a CDS encoding bifunctional glycosyltransferase/CDP-glycerol:glycerophosphate glycerophosphotransferase produces the protein MSPRLSLVVPAYNVELFLDECLQSIADQTFTDWEAIVVDDGSTDGSLAIAERWAAKDERFRVVVQKNKGLGPARNTGVAHLTEGTEFLAFVDSDDIVLPDAYQRCIASLEESGSDFVSGNVNLLKAGEILSSPLHAKRLGTDRRRTHISRDKDLVYDRTAWNKVFRRSFWDKHAFEFPGILYEDAPVTLPAHFLASAVDVLSEPVYLWRQRTGGAPSITQRRTEPVNVRDRIKSCASVSRFLAGEPGEAYAQHKRWYDEIFITDELPLFMGVLDQAGDEFRELFMSGAADFLSRVDPQVMPRLPVSLRLKCHLIRESRLDELMELVAYERETGRAVPVVRQGLRYFADYPVIDKKRMVPRSVLRVDSDFAARARAEEIVWRDGRLHVDGHAYIRNLAAPRPQPTTLRVLMLRETGSRRTVLVRPSRTQASRATQTSGQSLHNYDWSGFSLDLDPAKLRARGGWRDAVWRVTVATVQQGIVRHTRLKAGESGSAESPAPFWVEKDVRVVPFVNDDHLYVRVERVRARLTGHQAVDGVLELTGDLGHEAAVGDAALALRLKHGSTAATLEYPVERAAGQKFSLRVPLADLDVEGRDSVNLESVDKWTAELLIGDSQRGFSVAVGRGQNDLISQHSLDGRPTAEWGGRVAAVTDDGVGRLALRTQPVQPMIGELSVTAEGRIVLTGSLPVSEDEPVEIVLRHSRHAEEHTHPTTVADGAFRADFLPVPDGLSEVPLRQGRWYLFARSTRTRVEVPVRVVPSALDALPMHFSLRGRDYTLTHRFFDRLLIEAAPDLGPDEFGWFRQRDMRTTVYEQARTAPLRDTVLYASFSGRQFSDSPRAVYEELLRQGSDMEHIWVVEDRRAEIPKGVKVIRRWSREWYEALGRSRYVVTNTHLPHWIRRREGQVIVQTWHGTPLKRIGHDIDSVQFADRSYLSKVAEETPSWSFLVSPNRFSTPIMKRAFQYDGEILESGYPRNDVLLSKETEDRARTVRERIGLPEGKKVVMYAPTWRDDQFYQAGNYKFDLRLDVKKAAERLGDDHVLLIRKHSNIVDAVPGTGDGFVFDVSSYPDIAELFLITDVLVTDYSSLMFDFANTGRPMLFFTYDLEYYRDQLRGFYFDFEKRAPGPLLQTSDELIDALADIEGISASYTDAYRKFKDVFCDLDDGHAAERVITRMLELAQPDRPPLEPAEQR, from the coding sequence ATGTCTCCCCGTCTGTCACTAGTCGTTCCCGCCTACAACGTGGAACTCTTCCTCGACGAGTGCCTGCAGTCGATCGCGGACCAGACGTTCACCGACTGGGAGGCGATCGTCGTGGACGACGGCTCCACCGACGGCAGCCTGGCGATCGCCGAGCGGTGGGCGGCCAAGGACGAACGGTTCCGGGTCGTCGTGCAGAAGAACAAGGGTCTGGGGCCGGCCCGCAACACCGGTGTCGCTCATCTGACCGAAGGCACCGAGTTCCTGGCCTTCGTCGACAGCGACGACATCGTGCTGCCCGACGCCTACCAGCGGTGCATCGCCAGTCTGGAGGAGTCCGGCTCGGACTTCGTCAGCGGCAACGTCAACCTGCTCAAGGCCGGCGAGATCCTGAGCTCCCCGCTGCACGCCAAACGACTGGGCACCGACCGCAGGCGGACCCACATCAGCCGCGACAAGGACCTCGTCTACGACCGCACGGCCTGGAACAAGGTCTTCCGCCGCTCGTTCTGGGACAAGCACGCCTTCGAATTCCCGGGCATCCTCTACGAGGACGCCCCGGTCACCCTGCCCGCGCACTTCCTGGCCTCCGCCGTCGACGTGCTCAGCGAGCCGGTCTACCTGTGGCGCCAGCGCACCGGCGGCGCCCCCTCCATCACCCAGCGCCGCACCGAGCCGGTCAACGTCCGCGACCGCATAAAGTCGTGCGCCTCCGTGAGCCGGTTCCTGGCCGGCGAGCCGGGCGAGGCGTACGCCCAGCACAAGCGCTGGTACGACGAGATCTTCATCACCGATGAGCTGCCGCTCTTCATGGGCGTCCTCGACCAGGCAGGCGACGAGTTCCGCGAACTGTTCATGTCCGGCGCCGCCGACTTCCTCAGCCGGGTCGACCCACAGGTCATGCCCCGGCTGCCGGTCTCACTGCGCCTGAAGTGCCACCTGATCCGTGAGAGTCGTCTCGACGAGCTCATGGAGCTCGTCGCGTACGAGCGCGAGACCGGCCGGGCCGTGCCGGTGGTCCGACAGGGCCTGCGCTACTTCGCCGACTACCCGGTGATCGACAAGAAGCGCATGGTGCCCCGTTCGGTGCTGCGTGTGGACTCCGACTTCGCCGCCCGTGCCCGCGCCGAGGAGATCGTCTGGCGCGACGGCAGACTGCACGTCGACGGCCACGCCTACATCCGCAACCTCGCCGCCCCCCGCCCGCAGCCGACCACCCTGCGTGTGCTGATGCTGCGCGAGACCGGCAGCCGGCGCACGGTCCTGGTGCGGCCCAGCCGGACCCAGGCCTCGCGCGCCACGCAGACCTCCGGTCAGTCGCTGCACAACTACGACTGGTCTGGCTTCTCCCTCGATCTGGACCCGGCCAAGCTCAGGGCTCGCGGTGGCTGGCGTGACGCCGTGTGGCGGGTCACCGTCGCCACCGTCCAGCAGGGCATCGTGCGCCACACCCGGCTCAAGGCCGGCGAGAGCGGCAGCGCCGAGAGCCCGGCCCCGTTCTGGGTGGAGAAGGACGTGCGGGTGGTCCCCTTCGTCAACGACGATCACCTGTATGTGCGTGTCGAGCGGGTCCGCGCCAGGCTGACCGGCCACCAGGCCGTGGACGGGGTCCTGGAACTGACCGGCGACCTCGGTCACGAGGCCGCCGTCGGCGACGCGGCGCTCGCCCTGCGTCTCAAGCACGGCTCGACGGCGGCGACGCTGGAGTACCCGGTGGAGCGCGCTGCCGGCCAAAAGTTCTCTCTCCGGGTCCCGCTCGCCGACCTGGACGTCGAGGGCCGCGACTCCGTGAACCTGGAGAGCGTGGACAAGTGGACGGCCGAGCTGCTGATCGGCGACTCCCAGCGCGGGTTCTCCGTGGCCGTCGGCCGCGGCCAGAACGACCTGATTTCGCAGCACTCGCTCGACGGCAGACCGACCGCCGAGTGGGGCGGGCGCGTCGCGGCAGTCACCGACGACGGCGTGGGGCGCCTGGCGTTGCGCACCCAGCCCGTGCAGCCCATGATCGGCGAACTCTCCGTCACCGCCGAGGGTCGGATCGTCCTGACGGGCTCACTGCCCGTGTCCGAGGACGAGCCGGTCGAGATCGTGCTGCGTCACAGTCGGCACGCCGAGGAACACACCCACCCGACCACTGTCGCCGACGGCGCCTTCCGGGCCGACTTCCTGCCCGTCCCCGACGGCCTCAGCGAGGTGCCGCTGCGCCAGGGCCGCTGGTACCTGTTCGCCCGCTCCACCCGGACCCGGGTCGAGGTGCCGGTCCGTGTCGTGCCGTCGGCGCTCGATGCCCTGCCCATGCACTTCTCCCTCCGCGGCCGGGACTACACGCTCACCCACCGCTTCTTCGACCGGCTCCTGATCGAGGCGGCGCCCGACCTGGGCCCCGACGAGTTCGGCTGGTTCCGTCAGCGGGACATGCGCACCACCGTGTACGAGCAGGCACGCACGGCCCCGCTGCGGGACACGGTCCTGTACGCCTCCTTCTCCGGCCGCCAGTTCTCGGACTCGCCACGCGCGGTCTACGAGGAGTTGTTGCGCCAGGGCTCCGACATGGAGCACATCTGGGTCGTGGAGGACCGCCGCGCCGAGATCCCCAAGGGCGTCAAGGTCATCCGGCGCTGGAGCCGCGAGTGGTACGAGGCGCTCGGCCGCAGCCGGTACGTCGTCACCAACACGCACCTGCCGCACTGGATCCGGCGCCGCGAGGGCCAGGTCATCGTGCAGACCTGGCACGGCACTCCGCTCAAGCGGATCGGTCACGACATCGACAGTGTCCAGTTCGCCGACCGCTCGTACCTGTCGAAGGTCGCGGAGGAGACGCCGAGCTGGAGCTTCCTCGTGTCGCCGAACCGGTTCTCGACGCCGATCATGAAGCGTGCGTTCCAGTACGACGGCGAGATCCTGGAGTCGGGCTACCCGCGCAACGACGTCCTGCTCTCCAAGGAGACGGAGGACCGGGCGCGGACCGTGCGCGAGCGCATCGGGCTGCCGGAGGGCAAGAAGGTCGTGATGTACGCTCCGACCTGGCGGGACGACCAGTTCTACCAGGCCGGCAACTACAAGTTCGATCTGCGGCTCGACGTGAAGAAGGCGGCCGAGCGCCTCGGTGACGACCACGTTCTCCTCATCCGTAAGCACTCGAACATCGTCGACGCGGTGCCCGGCACCGGTGACGGCTTCGTCTTCGACGTGTCCAGCTACCCGGACATCGCCGAGCTGTTTCTGATCACCGACGTGCTGGTCACGGACTACTCGTCGCTCATGTTCGACTTCGCGAACACCGGCCGTCCCATGCTGTTCTTCACGTACGACCTGGAGTACTACCGCGACCAGCTGCGTGGCTTCTACTTCGACTTCGAGAAGCGGGCCCCCGGTCCGCTCCTGCAGACTTCGGACGAACTCATCGACGCGCTCGCCGACATCGAGGGCATCAGCGCCTCGTACACGGACGCCTATCGCAAGTTCAAGGACGTGTTCTGCGACCTCGACGACGGGCATGCCGCCGAGCGGGTGATCACTCGGATGCTGGAACTCGCGCAACCCGACCGCCCCCCTCTTGAACCCGCGGAGCAGCGTTGA
- the obgE gene encoding GTPase ObgE, whose protein sequence is MTTFVDRVELHVAAGNGGHGCASVHREKFKPLGGPDGGNGGRGGDVILVVDQSVTTLLDYHHKPHRNATNGKPGEGGNRSGKDGQDLILPVPDGTVIQDKAGNVLADLVGHGTSYVAAQGGRGGLGNAALASARRKAPGFALLGEPGDLQDIVLELKTVADVALVGYPSAGKSSLISVLSAAKPKIADYPFTTLVPNLGVVTAGSTVYTIADVPGLIPGASQGKGLGLEFLRHVERCSVLVHVLDTATLESERDPLSDLDIIEEELKQYGGLGNRPRLVVLNKIDVPDGKDLAEMVRPDLEERGYRVFEVSAVAHMGLKELSFALAEMVGAARAAKPKEEATRVVIRPKAVDDAGFTVSLEEDGLFRVRGEKPERWVRQTDFNNDEAVGYLADRLNRLGVEDKLMKAGARAGDGVAIGPEENAVVFDWEPTMMSGAEMLGRRGEDHRFDAPRPAAQRRHDRQAERDEADQEFDDFEAF, encoded by the coding sequence ATGACCACCTTCGTGGACCGCGTCGAACTGCATGTCGCCGCGGGTAACGGAGGCCACGGCTGTGCCTCCGTCCACCGTGAGAAGTTCAAGCCGCTCGGTGGCCCCGACGGGGGCAACGGCGGCCGTGGCGGCGATGTGATCCTGGTCGTCGACCAGTCGGTCACGACGCTCCTCGACTATCACCACAAGCCCCATCGCAACGCCACCAACGGCAAGCCCGGCGAGGGCGGCAATCGCTCCGGCAAGGACGGTCAGGACCTGATTTTGCCGGTCCCGGACGGCACGGTTATCCAGGACAAGGCCGGCAATGTGCTGGCCGACCTGGTCGGCCACGGCACCTCGTACGTCGCCGCCCAGGGCGGCCGCGGTGGCCTCGGCAACGCGGCCCTCGCTTCAGCCCGCCGCAAGGCGCCTGGATTCGCGCTGCTCGGCGAGCCCGGTGACCTCCAGGACATCGTCCTGGAGCTGAAGACGGTCGCGGACGTGGCGCTCGTCGGCTACCCGAGCGCGGGCAAGTCCTCGCTGATCTCCGTCCTGTCCGCAGCCAAACCGAAGATCGCGGACTACCCGTTCACGACCCTCGTGCCGAACCTGGGCGTGGTGACGGCCGGCTCCACGGTCTACACGATCGCCGACGTGCCGGGCCTGATCCCGGGCGCCAGCCAGGGCAAGGGGCTGGGCCTGGAGTTCCTGCGCCACGTCGAGCGGTGCAGCGTCCTGGTGCACGTGCTGGACACGGCGACCCTGGAGTCCGAGCGCGATCCGCTCTCCGACCTCGACATCATCGAGGAGGAGCTCAAGCAGTACGGCGGCCTGGGCAACCGGCCGCGGCTCGTGGTGCTGAACAAGATCGACGTCCCGGACGGCAAGGACCTCGCCGAGATGGTCCGCCCGGATCTGGAGGAGCGTGGCTACCGCGTCTTCGAGGTGTCCGCGGTCGCCCACATGGGTCTGAAGGAACTGTCCTTCGCACTCGCCGAGATGGTGGGCGCGGCGCGAGCTGCCAAGCCGAAGGAGGAGGCGACGCGGGTCGTCATCCGTCCCAAGGCGGTCGACGACGCGGGCTTCACCGTCTCGCTGGAGGAGGACGGCCTGTTCCGCGTCCGGGGCGAGAAGCCCGAACGCTGGGTGCGCCAGACCGACTTCAACAACGACGAGGCCGTCGGCTACCTCGCCGACCGGCTCAACCGCCTCGGTGTGGAGGACAAGCTGATGAAGGCCGGCGCCCGTGCCGGAGACGGTGTGGCCATCGGGCCCGAGGAGAACGCCGTCGTCTTCGACTGGGAGCCGACGATGATGAGCGGCGCGGAGATGCTGGGCCGACGTGGTGAGGACCACCGCTTCGACGCCCCTCGCCCGGCCGCGCAGCGCCGCCACGACCGGCAGGCGGAGCGGGACGAGGCCGACCAGGAGTTCGACGACTTCGAAGCGTTCTAG
- a CDS encoding glycosyltransferase family 2 protein produces the protein MIDGKRVLIIMPAWNEADGVADVVKEVYTTLPGVDVLVVDDGSADNTAAVARAAGATVMKLPYNLGVGGAMRAGYKFAHDRGYDVAVQVDADGQHDPRNVPELLAHLETGADLVMGARFAGTGEYQARGPRRWAMLVLAFWLSRMARTKLTDVTSGFRACNRDLIEAFARWYPVEYLGDTVESTIAVLRAGYRVEQVPVAMRARVTGTPSQSPWRATLYLGRIGMILLLAFSRRSSLGPAQKGK, from the coding sequence GTGATCGACGGCAAGCGTGTACTGATCATCATGCCCGCGTGGAACGAGGCCGACGGCGTCGCCGACGTCGTCAAAGAGGTCTATACCACACTTCCCGGTGTGGACGTCCTCGTCGTGGACGACGGCTCCGCCGACAACACGGCCGCCGTCGCCCGTGCCGCCGGCGCGACCGTGATGAAGCTGCCGTACAACCTCGGTGTGGGCGGCGCGATGCGGGCGGGCTACAAGTTCGCGCACGACCGCGGTTACGACGTGGCCGTCCAGGTCGACGCCGACGGCCAGCACGACCCGCGCAACGTGCCCGAACTGCTGGCCCACCTGGAGACCGGCGCTGACCTGGTCATGGGCGCCCGGTTCGCCGGCACCGGCGAGTACCAGGCCCGCGGCCCGCGCCGCTGGGCGATGCTCGTCCTCGCCTTCTGGCTCTCCCGCATGGCGCGCACCAAGCTGACCGACGTCACCTCCGGCTTCCGCGCCTGCAACCGCGACCTGATCGAGGCGTTCGCCCGTTGGTACCCGGTCGAGTACCTTGGCGACACCGTCGAGTCCACGATCGCCGTACTGCGGGCCGGCTACCGCGTCGAACAGGTCCCCGTCGCCATGCGCGCGCGCGTGACCGGCACACCGAGCCAGTCCCCGTGGCGAGCCACCCTCTACCTCGGCCGCATAGGCATGATCCTGCTCCTCGCATTCAGCCGCCGCTCCTCGCTCGGTCCGGCGCAGAAGGGCAAGTGA